CTACTACGGTGCGGGCGCGGAGCCGGTGCTGCGGACCTTCGCGGCGTACGACTACGTGACCGTCGACGGATCGGGGTCGCCCGGCGGACCGGTCTACTCCGCGGCCGTGGAAACGCTCTACCGTGCCGCGTACGGGGCCAAGAAAGCCGCGAGAACCGCGGGACGCGACTTCGTCGTGCCGAAGCTGGAGGGGCTGTGGTGGGTCGAGTCCGATGTGCCACCGCTGTCGGTGCCGCGCGAGCAGTGGCACTGGAAGCTGATGATTCGCATGCCTGAGGTGGTCACCGCCGACATGGTGGCCGGGGCGTTGTTCGAGCGGATCACCGAGGGCGAGGCAATCCAGGCACTGCATGTCGGCCCGTACGCGACCGAGCCGCAGACGCTGGCGCGGATGGACGCGCTCATGGCGGCCGAGGGATGGGCGATGAACGGACGCCACCACGAGATCTACCTGTCCGACCCGCGCAGATCCCCCGGCGCGACGACGAAGACGATCCTGCGCCACCCGGTGCGCCGGCCGACCACCCGATGATGGAAGGCCGAACCGATAGACCGATCATCTCTGCTCTGCGTCGGTATTCATCGACCGAATCTCGGGAGAGGTACGCAAACGCGCGAGGCAATGCGAACTCCTGCTACGCATTACCCCGTGATTCGTCGGTGCCGACTACGGAGTCCGGGTCAATACTCGCGCCCGACGTAGGCCAAGAGTCGACGGTGCGCCGGTTCATCCCCGGCGACGACGATTTCCGGCCCGAAAATGCCAGGCGCGCGGAAGGAATCGATGCCGCCCATCGCCTGCATGGTGGCGAGCAATTCGCCGCACAACCCGTCGTCGGCCAGATCCGGCCG
The DNA window shown above is from Nocardia sp. NBC_01730 and carries:
- a CDS encoding GyrI-like domain-containing protein is translated as MKIDLAREDKYYYGAGAEPVLRTFAAYDYVTVDGSGSPGGPVYSAAVETLYRAAYGAKKAARTAGRDFVVPKLEGLWWVESDVPPLSVPREQWHWKLMIRMPEVVTADMVAGALFERITEGEAIQALHVGPYATEPQTLARMDALMAAEGWAMNGRHHEIYLSDPRRSPGATTKTILRHPVRRPTTR